One bacterium genomic window, GGAGACACGGAGGACACGGAGAAAAACTCTCTCTGTATCTGAAAAATATACTTTCATCCTTCGTTGTGACCATGTATGGTCATGAGAGTTATTCAGATATAACCGTTATTCTGTAAATATTATTTTGCTCTATTCACTCCATATCTTTCCTCCCCAACACCGTTTCCCCATCTGTTACAGTAACTGCACGATACATGTATTATGATAAATGAAATTGTGAATATATTTGGATATTGCTTTGGTGGTTGCCTTTGACGAATCCGGTCATGCAACCAGAGACCAGAGACCATAAACTTTTTTTATATTACACTGTTACAAACATGAAGAGTAAATATAAAAACAATAGAGGTTTCTTGCAAATACTTTACGTATATTGATCAGATGTTGCCGCTTGCGAATCCCCTTGGGCAACAATACACCTCAAACGACAAACCGGAAAGACGGGCATATGGCATAAGGGACAAGGCATAAGGGGAAAAGACCACAAACCATGAACTCGTTTTCAAGGATATGAAACATGACAGACAGGAAAACGCTCCGGAATACATGCCTCGGGTATGAAAAGGAAGCCGCGGCATTTCTTGACCGGCTCGTACGGTTCGAATCGGTTTCAGGGTATGAAGGACCGGCTATGGAGTGGTTGTACGGGCAGTTTTCTGGTCTTGCCGATATCTGCGAGAAAGTGTCTGTCCCGGAATCGATCATTCATGATACAGAGTATTCTTCGAAGGTTGATAAACAGCCCTATGAGGGCCGTCCCAATGTCCGTGTCGTTCTCAGGGGGGACAGCTCCGGGCGAAGTGTTATATTCAACGCCCATGCGGATGTGGTTCCTCCCACGAAGAAGCAGCCGCGGCCGTTTGATCCCTTTGTGAGGGATGGCGCCATGTACGGCCGTGGAACATGCGACGACAAGGGCCAGATTGCGGTTCTCTGGGTTATGCTCAGGGCGCTGAAGGAGCTCGGTGTAAGGCCGAAAGGCGATGTCATTCTCCATCTTGTCATAGAAGAGGAGGCGGGCGGAAACGGCACCCTTGCGCTTGTTCGCAGCGGGGAGCGTGCAGACTGCTGTATCGACCTCGAACCGCTGTCGAATACCATCTGCACCTCGATCAGGGGCTCCGTATGGTTCGAGGGAGTCTGCCACGGCAGGGCAGGGCATTCCGGTTCTGCGCAAACAACAGTGAGCGCGCTCAAAATGGCCATGGAGGCGATCGGGATCATCGAGGATTACCACGACGATCTGCTCGCACGGACTATTCACGATGATCCCCTTTTTACGGCGTTCAAGAATCCCATGCCGGTTAATTTCGGCGAGCTTCACGCGGGAAACTGGCCGACGATTGCCCCTGAGCAAGCGGTTTTCAGCGGGATATTCGGATTTCTCACAACACCGCGGGAAGAAGTTATGCGCGAGCTTACGGAGCGGGTCAGAACACGCGGCCCGGAATGGCTGCGCGACAATTACGAGATGACCTTCCCCTACCGTCACGATACGAGCAGGATCGATCCCGGCCTCACCTTTGTGAAAGTTCTCGCTGCATGTTACGAAGCCGCGGGAATACAGACCAG contains:
- a CDS encoding M20/M25/M40 family metallo-hydrolase, which produces MTDRKTLRNTCLGYEKEAAAFLDRLVRFESVSGYEGPAMEWLYGQFSGLADICEKVSVPESIIHDTEYSSKVDKQPYEGRPNVRVVLRGDSSGRSVIFNAHADVVPPTKKQPRPFDPFVRDGAMYGRGTCDDKGQIAVLWVMLRALKELGVRPKGDVILHLVIEEEAGGNGTLALVRSGERADCCIDLEPLSNTICTSIRGSVWFEGVCHGRAGHSGSAQTTVSALKMAMEAIGIIEDYHDDLLARTIHDDPLFTAFKNPMPVNFGELHAGNWPTIAPEQAVFSGIFGFLTTPREEVMRELTERVRTRGPEWLRDNYEMTFPYRHDTSRIDPGLTFVKVLAACYEAAGIQTRIAGATTSMDAWLYNNLLGVPTLATGCGNLEDAHTINEHIGLRDVVATASVLAMFVCEWCGIDK